The Stutzerimonas stutzeri genome segment GCGGGGATCACCCACCGCAGCCGCGTCGCCGAAACCAGCCTGGCGGTGTTCGAACGGATCATGGCGGTCAACTTCTACGGCGCGCTGCACTGCACCCAGGCGGCGTTGCCGAGCCTGATCGCACGGGGCGGGCAGATCATCGTGCTCAGCTCGCTGTCGCAATACGCCCCGGTTCCCGATCGTGGCGCCTACAACGCCAGCAAACACGCGCTGCATGGGTTGTTCGAGACACTGCGCAGCGAACTGACCGACACAGAGGTCAACGTCATGCTGGTCTGCCCCGGCTATACCGCGACCGATCTGCGCAAGAACGTGCTGATCGGCGATGGCTCCACGGCGCCGCAACCGGTACTGGCGGTCGGGCGCGTGGCATCGCCGAAGGACGTCGCCGAGTCGATCTACCAGGGCGCCTTGAAGCGGCGCAAGCTACTGATCCTGTCCAACCTCGACTGGCGGGCACGGCTGGTGGCGCGTTGCTTCCCGCGGCTGTTCGAGCACCTGCTGCTGCCGCGTCTGGCCGGCGCCCGGGTGTCGGCGGACGCGCGCTGACTCAGTCAGCATCGCCGTAGAGTTTCTGGATCAACTCGAGGTCCCAGTAGGCGGCCTCGATTTTGTGGCCATCGAGGTCACGCACGAAACAACCGTAATAGGGCTCTCCGTATTCTTCGCGCGGGCCCGGCGCGCCTTCATCCGTTGCGCCAGCGGCGAGCGCGGCGCGATGGAAGGCATCGACCGAAGCCTTGTCGGCGGCGAAGAAACCGATATGGGTGCCATTGCCGACCGTGGCCGGTTGGCCGTCTATCGGTGTCTGCAACCAGAACTCCGGATACTCGCGGCCCCAGGCGATCGCGCCCGGGTGGGCCATGATGCGCTTGCAGCCCAGGGTGGCGAGCGCCTGGTCGTAGAAGCTGGCGGCTTGTTCGAAGCGGTTGCTGCCGAGGGAGACGTGGGACAGGATGCTGGGGTTCTGGCTGGCCATGACGTGCTCTGCGAAAGGGACGGGCCAGCAAGCTTAGTCCGGGCGATTGCCCTGCGCCGCCCGGCCGTCAGCTTTTCTCGTCGAGCCCGGGCTCTGCAGCGGTGCAGAGCATGAAGCAGCGGAACAGCACCACGGTCGCCAGCAGTTGCAGCAACCCGACGGCGCTGTCGACCACCACGTTCAAGGGGCCTGCAGACGCGGGCTCGGTCCAGAGCTGCGCCGCCAGCCAGGCCTCGAGCAGCCACAACGGCAGGAGCACGGCGAGGATGCAGCCGAGCAACAGCAGGAAATGGCCGCGTGTCTGCATGAAGCTCTGCTTCAGTGCCTCCAGTGGCGTCAGGCCACGTAGCACCAGCAGGTACTCGGCGAAGGCGATCTTGACCATCACCCACAGGCCCGGCAGCACGAACAGCGAGGCGCCGAGCATGATCAGCAGCGTACCCAGCCCGGCCAGTACCGCCAGGGACGGCCAGAGCGGCAGGGCGCGTTTCAGCACTTCGCGCGGCGGCGGTGAGTAGCCGCGGCTGCGGGCGTCGAGAAACAGGATCAACGCGCCGATGTAGAGCGGGTAGAACACCATGCCGATCAACAGGTCCTGCGCCGCGGGTGCGTTCTCGCCGAACAGCCGGCTGACGACCACCCGGGTGCAGCTTTCCAGCACGATCAGTGGCAGACAGAGGCGTGCGATGGACAGCAGATTGCGGGAGTAGAAGAACCAGGCGTCACGGAGGATGGACAGGACATTCATCGCAGGCGGAACAACTCTCGAAGAACAGGGCAGGCACTTTAGCCCAAGCAACCGATCGGCGACATGCGTGACGTTGCCGTCCATACTGTTTGCCCTTTCACCGCTCGGGTCGCCGCGTGAAGAAGATCGCCCTGTTTGCCGATGTGCAGAACCTTTATTACACGGTGCGCCAGGCCCATGGCTGCCATTTCAACTATGCCGCCCTGTGGGCAGACGTCAGCGCACGGGGTGAGATCGTCGAGGCTTACGCCTATGCGATCGAGCGGGGCGACGCCAAGCAGCAGCAGTTCCAGCAGATCCTGCGCAATCTGGGTTTCACCGTGAAGCTCAAACCCTATATCCAGCGCAGCGATGGTTCGGCGAAAGGCGACTGGGATGTCGGCATCACCATCGATGTGCTGGACGCGGCCGGACGGGTCGACGAAGTGGTGCTGGCCTCCGGCGACGGCGATTTCGATCTGTTGCTCGAGCGGGTGCGCGCTGGCGGCGCCGAGGCGACGGTCTACGGCGCACCGGGGCTGACGGCCAACTCGCTGATTCGTGCCGCCAGCCGATACGTGCCCATCGAAGGCAAGCTGCTGTTGCGCTAGTAGCTGTGGAACGTCGTGAGCCCGAGCGCCGCGTTTGTCGCCAGGTTCGACCTCATCGCACGCTGATGGGCTCCGGCTGTAGGTCGGGTCACGCCTTACCGACCCGACGGCCGGAGAAACGGTGGATGTAAACAGCGACATCCACCCTACGCTTGGCTTCCAGCTTCCAGCTTCCAGCTTCCAGCTTCCAGCTTCCAGCTTCCAGCTTCCAGCTTCCAGCTTCCTTTCCGAGTAAACTGCGCCCCTCGTTTTCGTATTCCCGGTTCCTGCCATGACCTTCGCCTCCCTGGGCCTGATCGATCCGCTGCTGCGCACCCTCGAATCGCTCGATTACACCAAGCCGACGCCGGTCCAGGCCAAGGCCATTCCCGCTGTGCTCAAGGGCCGCGACCTGATGGCTGCGGCGCAGACCGGTACCGGCAAGACCGCCGGTTTCGCGTTGCCGCTGTTGCAGCGCCTGCTTCAGGAAGGCCCGCAGGTGACCAGCAATTCGACCCGCGCGCTGGTGCTGGTGCCGACCCGTGAGCTGGCCGAGCAGGTCCACGAGAGCTTTCGCACCTACGGGCAGCACCTGCCGCTGCGCAGCTACGCGGTCTACGGCGGCGTCAGTCTCAATCCGCAGATGATGGCGTTGCGCAAGGGCGTCGACGTACTGGTCGCCACGCCCGGCCGGCTGCTGGACCTGTACCGGCAGAACGCCGTCAAGTTCACCCAGGTACAGGCGCTGGTGCTGGATGAGGCCGACCGCATGCTTGACCTGGGCTTTTCCGAAGAGCTGGATGCACTGTTCAGCGCCTTGCCGAAAAAACGCCAGACACTGCTGTTCTCCGCCACCTTCTCCGATGCGATTCGGCAGATGGCGCAGAAGCTGCTGCGCGATCCGCTGTCCATCGAGGTCAGCCCGCGCAATGCCGCCGCCAAGACGGTCAAGCAGTGGCTGGTGCCGGTGGACAAGAAGCGCAAGTCCGAGCTGTTCCTGCATCTGCTGGCGGAAAAGCGCTGGGGCCAGGTGCTGGTGTTCGTCAAGACGCGCAAGGGCGTCAATCAGCTGGTGGCTGAACTGCAGGCCGCCGGTATCAGCAGCGATGCGATCCATGGCGATAAACCCCAGGCCTCACGGCTGCGTGCGCTGGAGCGCTTCAAGGCTGGCGACGTGCAGATCCTGGTGGCCACCGACGTCGCCGCACGCGGCCTGGATATCCACGACCTGCCGCAGGTGGTCAACTTCGACCTGCCGATCGTCGCCGAAGACTATGTCCATCGCATCGGCCGCACGGGACGTGCCGGTGCCACCGGCGAGGCGGTCTCGCTGGTGGCCGCCGATGAGGTGGATCAGCTGGCGGCCATCGAAACCCTGATCGGCCAGGTGCTGCCGCGCCATGACGAGCCGGGCTTTGTCCCTGACCACCGCGTGCCGACCACACAGCCCGGCGGGCAGATCGTCAAGAAACCGAAAAAACCGAAGCAGCCAAAGGCCGGCGCCGCCAAGGGGCGTATCCACCTGGGTAACTGGTTCGACGAAAGCGAAAAACCCAACGCCAAACCGATCCGCAAGGTGCCGAGCCTGGGCGGCGGCAAGCCAGCCAAGAAGCGTTAGCCAGACGGCGGGCCCAGGTCGCACCGGGCGGTCGGGTTTGGCCATACTGGGCAAGGGTCGCTGACCGTTGCGCCCGTATTCTGATCATCCCGCGTAGGGCAAGAGAGGTGGTTTTGTCGAATGCCGATGCCCAGTTGCATGAACTGAGTGCTCAGAGCGTCTGGGCCGGGTTCAAGCAGCTGACTCCCATTTCGCTGTTCGTGATCGTTTTTGGTCTCGCATTCGGGCTGGCGGCAACGCAGGCCGGGCTGGGGGATGGCTCCAGCTTGCTGATGAGCGCGCTGGTGTTCGCCGGCGCATCGCAGTTCGCATCGCTCGAACTCTGGGGCACGCATGTCCCGGTGTTGCCGCTGGTGGTCACCGTGTTTGCCGTCAATGCCCGACACCTGTTGATGGGGGCCACGCTGTATCCCTATCTGCGGCATCTACCGCCGACCCAGCGCTATGCGGTCATGTTCGTCGTTTCGGATGCCAATTGGGCGATGTCCATGCAGGCCTTCGGTCAGGGCAAGCCGGGCTTGGGCATTCTCTTCGGCGGTGGACTGGCGCTCTGGACATTCTGGGTGCTGGGCACCTGGCTGGGACTCTACTTCGGCAGCGCCATCCAGGATCCGGTCAGTCTGGGGCTGGACATGGTGATGGGCTGCTTCCTCCTGGCCATGGTAGTCGGTGGCAAGAAGGACCTGCGGATGCTGATCATCTGGATCGTCGCAGGCTGCGCGTCGATGCTGGCGTACTGGTACCTGCCACCTAACAGCCACGTGGTGGTCGGTGCGCTGGCCGGCGGCCTGCTTGGGGCCTTGTGGATGGAGAACGCGAAGTGACCTTGGAAACCGCAGGATCCGGCGCGCTGGTGATCATCCTGGTCATGGCCGTGGTTACCCTGGTGACGCGCTGGGGCGGTGTGTTCGTCATGTCGTTCGTCCCCATCAACCGCAGGACCGAGCAGTTCATCGGGGCGATGTCCGGTTCGGTGCTGGTGGCACTGCTGACGCCGATGGCGGTGAACGGTGACAACGGTGCGCGATTGGCGTTTCTGGTGACGGCCGTGACCATGCTGCTGCTCAAGAAGCCGCTCCCGGCGATTGCCGCCGGGATCGTTGCCGTGGCGCTGTTCAGGCAGCTCTGAGCTTCACTGTTGCCGTGGTTGCCGTCGCCTCAGCCGCGCGCTTCACGTTCCGCTAGCCAGCGCAGCATGCCGACCGCCGCGGCACGTCCGCTGGCGAAGCAGGCGGTGAGCAGGTAGCCGCCCGTGGGGGCTTCCCAGTCGAGC includes the following:
- a CDS encoding VOC family protein, translating into MASQNPSILSHVSLGSNRFEQAASFYDQALATLGCKRIMAHPGAIAWGREYPEFWLQTPIDGQPATVGNGTHIGFFAADKASVDAFHRAALAAGATDEGAPGPREEYGEPYYGCFVRDLDGHKIEAAYWDLELIQKLYGDAD
- a CDS encoding NYN domain-containing protein; the encoded protein is MKKIALFADVQNLYYTVRQAHGCHFNYAALWADVSARGEIVEAYAYAIERGDAKQQQFQQILRNLGFTVKLKPYIQRSDGSAKGDWDVGITIDVLDAAGRVDEVVLASGDGDFDLLLERVRAGGAEATVYGAPGLTANSLIRAASRYVPIEGKLLLR
- a CDS encoding SDR family oxidoreductase, which codes for MYRKVFASKVFDRKVVLITGGCAGIGRALAERMAQAGARLVIFDLEQNALDGLVQHLVDHHNADALGLRCDVSDATAVQQAVALVIERFGGIDVLINNAGITHRSRVAETSLAVFERIMAVNFYGALHCTQAALPSLIARGGQIIVLSSLSQYAPVPDRGAYNASKHALHGLFETLRSELTDTEVNVMLVCPGYTATDLRKNVLIGDGSTAPQPVLAVGRVASPKDVAESIYQGALKRRKLLILSNLDWRARLVARCFPRLFEHLLLPRLAGARVSADAR
- a CDS encoding DEAD/DEAH box helicase produces the protein MTFASLGLIDPLLRTLESLDYTKPTPVQAKAIPAVLKGRDLMAAAQTGTGKTAGFALPLLQRLLQEGPQVTSNSTRALVLVPTRELAEQVHESFRTYGQHLPLRSYAVYGGVSLNPQMMALRKGVDVLVATPGRLLDLYRQNAVKFTQVQALVLDEADRMLDLGFSEELDALFSALPKKRQTLLFSATFSDAIRQMAQKLLRDPLSIEVSPRNAAAKTVKQWLVPVDKKRKSELFLHLLAEKRWGQVLVFVKTRKGVNQLVAELQAAGISSDAIHGDKPQASRLRALERFKAGDVQILVATDVAARGLDIHDLPQVVNFDLPIVAEDYVHRIGRTGRAGATGEAVSLVAADEVDQLAAIETLIGQVLPRHDEPGFVPDHRVPTTQPGGQIVKKPKKPKQPKAGAAKGRIHLGNWFDESEKPNAKPIRKVPSLGGGKPAKKR
- a CDS encoding AzlD family protein, whose translation is MTLETAGSGALVIILVMAVVTLVTRWGGVFVMSFVPINRRTEQFIGAMSGSVLVALLTPMAVNGDNGARLAFLVTAVTMLLLKKPLPAIAAGIVAVALFRQL
- a CDS encoding AzlC family ABC transporter permease encodes the protein MSNADAQLHELSAQSVWAGFKQLTPISLFVIVFGLAFGLAATQAGLGDGSSLLMSALVFAGASQFASLELWGTHVPVLPLVVTVFAVNARHLLMGATLYPYLRHLPPTQRYAVMFVVSDANWAMSMQAFGQGKPGLGILFGGGLALWTFWVLGTWLGLYFGSAIQDPVSLGLDMVMGCFLLAMVVGGKKDLRMLIIWIVAGCASMLAYWYLPPNSHVVVGALAGGLLGALWMENAK